One segment of Stappia sp. 28M-7 DNA contains the following:
- a CDS encoding thioredoxin family protein: MRAPAHLILSVFLSLAAALPAAQAGEQRAVVELFTSQGCSSCPPADKLMGDLARRGDLVTLTYPVDYWDYLGWRDTLASPDYSARQRAYAEARGDRAVYTPQIIVNGNGHVVGSDRGAIQAELDKQKPLPVTVDLEMAGDLLKVRVDGTLPASAKMATIYFVFVSRPIEVEIERGENSGRNIVYHHVVRGIRAVGMWEGGPATYRLPASEMRKMKAGHCAVLVQVEPGGRPGMILGAAMQ; encoded by the coding sequence ATGCGGGCACCGGCACATCTCATTCTGTCCGTCTTTCTGTCGCTGGCCGCGGCGCTCCCTGCCGCGCAGGCGGGCGAGCAGCGCGCCGTCGTCGAGCTGTTCACCAGCCAGGGCTGCTCCTCCTGTCCGCCGGCCGACAAGCTGATGGGCGATCTCGCCCGCCGGGGCGATCTCGTCACCCTCACCTATCCCGTCGACTACTGGGACTATCTCGGCTGGCGCGACACGCTCGCCTCGCCGGACTACAGCGCCCGCCAGCGCGCCTATGCCGAAGCGCGCGGGGACCGCGCGGTCTACACGCCGCAGATCATCGTCAACGGCAACGGCCATGTGGTCGGCAGCGACCGCGGCGCGATCCAGGCCGAGCTGGACAAGCAGAAGCCGCTGCCGGTCACCGTCGACCTGGAGATGGCCGGCGATCTGCTGAAGGTCCGTGTCGACGGCACGCTTCCCGCCTCCGCGAAGATGGCGACCATCTACTTCGTCTTCGTCTCCCGCCCGATCGAGGTGGAGATCGAACGCGGCGAGAACAGCGGCCGCAACATCGTCTACCATCATGTGGTGCGCGGCATCCGCGCCGTCGGCATGTGGGAAGGCGGCCCGGCCACCTACCGCCTGCCGGCCAGCGAAATGCGCAAGATGAAGGCCGGCCACTGCGCCGTTCTGGTGCAGGTCGAGCCGGGCGGCCGGCCGGGCATGATCCTCGGCGCGGCCATGCAGTGA
- a CDS encoding cation diffusion facilitator family transporter gives MTLRLRVALASIFVGIAVLALKYLAYRWTGSVALYSDALESIVNVASAIAAFLAVWFAAKPADSNHPYGHHKAEYMAAVLVGVLIVLAALSIGHEAWTNYLDPQPVDFTPEGLGVNALATVLNGIWATVLVRIGRGHRSMALVADGKHLYTDVFSSLGVLAGVILVMLTGIRELDSLLAGLVALNILWSGWGLMKESLGGLMDEAVAPALQDRIRDVISTSADGAIEAHDLRTRSAGHVVFVDFHLVVPADMTVERAHDICDRIEAAISKEVPGARTTIHVEPEHKAKHTGIVVI, from the coding sequence ATGACCCTTCGACTGCGAGTCGCGCTCGCCAGCATCTTCGTCGGCATCGCCGTCCTCGCGCTGAAATACCTGGCCTATCGGTGGACCGGGTCGGTCGCACTGTATTCCGACGCACTGGAATCGATCGTCAACGTCGCCTCCGCGATCGCGGCGTTCCTCGCCGTGTGGTTCGCGGCCAAGCCCGCCGACAGCAATCACCCCTACGGCCACCACAAGGCCGAATACATGGCCGCGGTCCTGGTCGGCGTGCTCATCGTGCTGGCGGCCCTGTCGATCGGTCACGAGGCCTGGACGAACTATCTCGATCCGCAGCCGGTCGACTTCACGCCGGAGGGCCTGGGAGTCAACGCGCTCGCCACCGTGCTCAACGGCATCTGGGCCACCGTCCTGGTGCGCATCGGCCGCGGCCACCGCTCCATGGCACTGGTCGCCGACGGCAAGCATCTCTACACCGACGTCTTCTCCTCGCTCGGCGTGCTGGCCGGCGTCATCCTGGTCATGCTGACCGGCATCCGGGAGCTCGATTCGCTGCTGGCCGGTCTCGTCGCGCTCAACATCCTGTGGTCGGGCTGGGGCTTGATGAAGGAATCGCTCGGCGGGCTGATGGACGAGGCGGTCGCCCCGGCGCTACAGGATCGCATCCGCGACGTCATCTCCACCTCGGCGGACGGCGCCATCGAGGCCCATGACCTGCGCACCCGCTCGGCCGGCCATGTCGTCTTCGTGGATTTCCATCTGGTCGTGCCGGCCGACATGACCGTCGAGCGCGCCCACGACATCTGCGACCGCATCGAGGCGGCGATCTCCAA